A genome region from Hevea brasiliensis isolate MT/VB/25A 57/8 chromosome 9, ASM3005281v1, whole genome shotgun sequence includes the following:
- the LOC110650217 gene encoding probable trehalose-phosphate phosphatase F isoform X3 has translation MRCTSGDEKFSGSRCLMDCFPSSSDKKTLKRCILDSMDMKSNNSSPVLTDPAPINKSRLGIHSNLLPYPQSGASFSSGKHINIPRKKPGKLDDVRSNGWLDAMKSSSPPRKKLIKDFNFDVAADDTDVAYFSWMLKYPSALNSFEQITNFAKNKKIAIFLDYDGTLSPIVDDPDQALMSDDMRSAVRNVAKYFPTAIITGRSRDKAYELVGLTELYYAGSHGMDIIGPINKAVSNDHPNCIKSTDQQGKEVNLFQPAREFIPMIDEVFRTLVENTKEIKGAIVENHKFCASIHYRNVDEKNWPTIAQCVHDILTQYPRLRLTHGRKVLEVRPVVDWNKGKAVEFLLESLGLSNRDDVLPIYIGDDRSDEDAFKVLREGNQGYGILVSSVPKETNAYYSLRDPAEVMKFLSSLVRWKKLGEGARSMNNRWSI, from the exons ATGCGTTGTACCTCTGGGGATGAGAAG TTTTCAGGAAGCCGATGCTTGATGGACTGCTTTCCCAGCAGTAGTGACAAGAAAACATTGAAGAGGTG TATTCTGGATTCAATGGACATGAAGTCAAATAATTCATCTCCAGTTCTCACTGATCCTGCACCAATAAACAAGTCAAGACTCGGCATCCATTCTAATCTGCTGCCTTACCCACAATCTGGAGCTTCTTTTTCCTCTGGCAAGCACATAAATATTCCGAGAAAAAAACCAGGAAAGCTTGATGATGTTCGCTCTAATGGATGGCTGGATGCCATGAAATCCTCATCTCCTCCTCGTAAGAAGCTCATTAAGGATTTCAACTTTGACGTTGCTGCAGATGACACTGACGTTGcttacttctcctggatg CTTAAGTACCCATCAGCACTTAACTCGTTTGAGCAAATTACAAATTTTGCAAAAAACAAGAAGATAGCAATATTTCTAGATTATGATGGGACTCTTTCTCCAATAGTTGATGACCCAGATCAGGCCCTTATGTCTGATGAT ATGCGTTCTGCTGTAAGAAATGTTGCAAAGTATTTTCCAACAGCAATTATTACTGGAAGAAGCCGTGATAAA GCATATGAGTTGGTAGGACTAACAGAACTATATTATGCTGGTAGTCATGGAATGGACATCATTGGCCCTATCAATAAGGCAGTGTCCAATGACCATCCAAATTGTATTAAATCCACTGACCAACAA GGCAAGGAAGTAAATCTGTTCCAGCCTGCTAGAGAATTTATACCTATGATCGATGAG GTTTTTAGAACCCTTGTGGAGAACACTAAAGAAATCAAAGGTGCAATAGTTGAGAATCACAAGTTTTGTGCTTCTATACATTACCGTAATGTAGATGAGAAG AACTGGCCAACTATTGCACAATGTGTGCATGATATTCTAACACAGTATCCTCGTTTACGTCTAACTCATGGCCGGAAG GTTTTAGAGGTCCGTCCTGTGGTTGACTGGAATAAAGGGAAAGCAGTTGAATTTCTGCTTGAATCTCTTG GCCTCAGTAACAGGGATGATGTGCTCCCAATTTACATTGGTGATGACCGATCTGATGAAGATGCATTCAAG GTGTTGAGAGAAGGAAATCAAGGTTATGGCATTCTAGTGTCTTCTGTACCCAAAGAAACCAATGCATATTACTCCCTAAGGGATCCAGCAGAG GTAATGAAATTTCTGTCATCGCTGGTGAGATGGAAGAAGCTAGGAGAGGGGGCACGCTCCATGAACAATAGATGGAGTATTTAA
- the LOC110650217 gene encoding probable trehalose-phosphate phosphatase F isoform X1 — protein sequence MDMKSNNSSPVLTDPAPINKSRLGIHSNLLPYPQSGASFSSGKHINIPRKKPGKLDDVRSNGWLDAMKSSSPPRKKLIKDFNFDVAADDTDVAYFSWMLKYPSALNSFEQITNFAKNKKIAIFLDYDGTLSPIVDDPDQALMSDDMRSAVRNVAKYFPTAIITGRSRDKAYELVGLTELYYAGSHGMDIIGPINKAVSNDHPNCIKSTDQQGKEVNLFQPAREFIPMIDEVFRTLVENTKEIKGAIVENHKFCASIHYRNVDEKNWPTIAQCVHDILTQYPRLRLTHGRKVLEVRPVVDWNKGKAVEFLLESLGLSNRDDVLPIYIGDDRSDEDAFKVLREGNQGYGILVSSVPKETNAYYSLRDPAEVMKFLSSLVRWKKLGEGARSMNNRWSI from the exons ATGGACATGAAGTCAAATAATTCATCTCCAGTTCTCACTGATCCTGCACCAATAAACAAGTCAAGACTCGGCATCCATTCTAATCTGCTGCCTTACCCACAATCTGGAGCTTCTTTTTCCTCTGGCAAGCACATAAATATTCCGAGAAAAAAACCAGGAAAGCTTGATGATGTTCGCTCTAATGGATGGCTGGATGCCATGAAATCCTCATCTCCTCCTCGTAAGAAGCTCATTAAGGATTTCAACTTTGACGTTGCTGCAGATGACACTGACGTTGcttacttctcctggatg CTTAAGTACCCATCAGCACTTAACTCGTTTGAGCAAATTACAAATTTTGCAAAAAACAAGAAGATAGCAATATTTCTAGATTATGATGGGACTCTTTCTCCAATAGTTGATGACCCAGATCAGGCCCTTATGTCTGATGAT ATGCGTTCTGCTGTAAGAAATGTTGCAAAGTATTTTCCAACAGCAATTATTACTGGAAGAAGCCGTGATAAA GCATATGAGTTGGTAGGACTAACAGAACTATATTATGCTGGTAGTCATGGAATGGACATCATTGGCCCTATCAATAAGGCAGTGTCCAATGACCATCCAAATTGTATTAAATCCACTGACCAACAA GGCAAGGAAGTAAATCTGTTCCAGCCTGCTAGAGAATTTATACCTATGATCGATGAG GTTTTTAGAACCCTTGTGGAGAACACTAAAGAAATCAAAGGTGCAATAGTTGAGAATCACAAGTTTTGTGCTTCTATACATTACCGTAATGTAGATGAGAAG AACTGGCCAACTATTGCACAATGTGTGCATGATATTCTAACACAGTATCCTCGTTTACGTCTAACTCATGGCCGGAAG GTTTTAGAGGTCCGTCCTGTGGTTGACTGGAATAAAGGGAAAGCAGTTGAATTTCTGCTTGAATCTCTTG GCCTCAGTAACAGGGATGATGTGCTCCCAATTTACATTGGTGATGACCGATCTGATGAAGATGCATTCAAG GTGTTGAGAGAAGGAAATCAAGGTTATGGCATTCTAGTGTCTTCTGTACCCAAAGAAACCAATGCATATTACTCCCTAAGGGATCCAGCAGAG GTAATGAAATTTCTGTCATCGCTGGTGAGATGGAAGAAGCTAGGAGAGGGGGCACGCTCCATGAACAATAGATGGAGTATTTAA
- the LOC110650217 gene encoding probable trehalose-phosphate phosphatase F isoform X2, with amino-acid sequence MKSSSPPRKKLIKDFNFDVAADDTDVAYFSWMLKYPSALNSFEQITNFAKNKKIAIFLDYDGTLSPIVDDPDQALMSDDMRSAVRNVAKYFPTAIITGRSRDKAYELVGLTELYYAGSHGMDIIGPINKAVSNDHPNCIKSTDQQGKEVNLFQPAREFIPMIDEVFRTLVENTKEIKGAIVENHKFCASIHYRNVDEKNWPTIAQCVHDILTQYPRLRLTHGRKVLEVRPVVDWNKGKAVEFLLESLGLSNRDDVLPIYIGDDRSDEDAFKVLREGNQGYGILVSSVPKETNAYYSLRDPAEVMKFLSSLVRWKKLGEGARSMNNRWSI; translated from the exons ATGAAATCCTCATCTCCTCCTCGTAAGAAGCTCATTAAGGATTTCAACTTTGACGTTGCTGCAGATGACACTGACGTTGcttacttctcctggatg CTTAAGTACCCATCAGCACTTAACTCGTTTGAGCAAATTACAAATTTTGCAAAAAACAAGAAGATAGCAATATTTCTAGATTATGATGGGACTCTTTCTCCAATAGTTGATGACCCAGATCAGGCCCTTATGTCTGATGAT ATGCGTTCTGCTGTAAGAAATGTTGCAAAGTATTTTCCAACAGCAATTATTACTGGAAGAAGCCGTGATAAA GCATATGAGTTGGTAGGACTAACAGAACTATATTATGCTGGTAGTCATGGAATGGACATCATTGGCCCTATCAATAAGGCAGTGTCCAATGACCATCCAAATTGTATTAAATCCACTGACCAACAA GGCAAGGAAGTAAATCTGTTCCAGCCTGCTAGAGAATTTATACCTATGATCGATGAG GTTTTTAGAACCCTTGTGGAGAACACTAAAGAAATCAAAGGTGCAATAGTTGAGAATCACAAGTTTTGTGCTTCTATACATTACCGTAATGTAGATGAGAAG AACTGGCCAACTATTGCACAATGTGTGCATGATATTCTAACACAGTATCCTCGTTTACGTCTAACTCATGGCCGGAAG GTTTTAGAGGTCCGTCCTGTGGTTGACTGGAATAAAGGGAAAGCAGTTGAATTTCTGCTTGAATCTCTTG GCCTCAGTAACAGGGATGATGTGCTCCCAATTTACATTGGTGATGACCGATCTGATGAAGATGCATTCAAG GTGTTGAGAGAAGGAAATCAAGGTTATGGCATTCTAGTGTCTTCTGTACCCAAAGAAACCAATGCATATTACTCCCTAAGGGATCCAGCAGAG GTAATGAAATTTCTGTCATCGCTGGTGAGATGGAAGAAGCTAGGAGAGGGGGCACGCTCCATGAACAATAGATGGAGTATTTAA
- the LOC110650222 gene encoding uncharacterized protein LOC110650222 produces the protein MSLSLQSPPSSALSSKSSLQGGHLRLLGRSGASNAVFFNLQPSFPQIRASAGFSSSLDTGASTELDAVSRFSEIVPDTVIFDDFEKFPPTAATVSSSLLLGILSLPDTIFRNAVDMALADSGCAALENAELKLSCFANKALVNVGGDLVKLVPGRVSTEVDARLAYDTHGIIGKVHSLLKLYNEINVPPERLLFKIPSTWQGIEASRLLESEGIQTHLTFVYSFAQAAAAAQAGASVIQIFVGRIRDWARNHSGDLEIDAALKRGEDPGLSLVTKTYNYIHKYGHKSKLMAAAVRNKQDLFSLLGVDYIIAPLKVLQSLNESVTTADEKYSFVQKLSRQSAAAYNFSEEEVAKWDQLSLASAMGPAAVELLAAGLDGYADQSRRVEELFSKIWPPPNV, from the exons ATGTCACTCTCCTTGCAGTCTCCGCCCTCTTCAGCTCTCTCCTCCAAATCTTCActtcag GGAGGACACTTGAGGCTTCTTGGTCGATCGGGAGCTTCTAATGCGGTCTTCTTCAACCTCCAACCATCTTTTCCTCAAATTCGTGCTTCTGCTGGCTTTTCTTCTTCTCTCGATACTG gTGCGAGCACTGAATTAGATGCTGTATCTAGATTCAGTGAGATCGTTCCTGACACAGTCATTTTCGATGATTTCGAGAA GTTTCCTCCAACTGCTGCTACTGTTAGCTCTTCGCTTCTTTTGGGTATATTGAGTCTCCCTGATACGATATTCAGA AATGCTGTGGATATGGCTTTGGCGGATTCAGGGTGTGCTGCTCTGGAAAATGCTGAATTGAAATTGTCCTGTTTCGCTAACAAA GCTTTAGTTAATGTTGGAGGTGATCTGGTGAAATTAGTACCTGGCCGAGTTTCAACCGAAGTGGATGCACGGTTGGCTTATGACACTCATGGCATTATTGGGAAG GTGCATTCCTTACTGAAGTTGTACAATGAAATTAATGTTCCTCCAGAGCGTTTGTTATTCAAAATTCCTTCAACTTGGCAA GGAATAGAAGCCTCAAGATTGCTGGAATCTGAGGGCATACAGACGCATTTGACTTTTGTTTACAG CTTTGCTCAAGCTGCAGCTGCAGCCCAAGCTGGTGCTTCTGTTATACAGATTTTTGTTGGACGCATCAGG GATTGGGCACGCAACCATTCTGGTGACCTTGAGATAGATGCTGCTCTAAAAAGAGGGGAAGATCCTGGTTTGTCTTTG GTGACCAAAACTTATAATTACATCCACAAATATGGACATAAATCAAAGTTGATGGCAGCAGCAGTTCGGAACAAACAAGATTTATTCAGTCTTTTGGG GGTTGACTATATCATTGCACCATTGAAGGTATTGCAGTCTCTCAATGAGTCCGTCACTACTGCTGATGAGAAGTACTCTTTTGTTCAGAAGTTATCACGGCAATCTGCTGCTGCCTACAATTTCAGTGAAGAAGAG GTAGCAAAATGGGACCAATTAAGCCTTGCATCAGCTATGGGCCCTGCTGCGGTTGAGCTTCTGGCTGCTGGTCTGGATGGTTATGCTGATCAATCAAGGCGAGTTGAGGAACTATTTTCAAAGATTTGGCCCCCACCAAATGTGTAG